DNA from Babylonia areolata isolate BAREFJ2019XMU chromosome 32, ASM4173473v1, whole genome shotgun sequence:
GCATTCGAGactgaaacagctgtttgtgtgttcaatgaatgagtgaatgaatgatgtggacaCTTATATAACtcttatcctcggttggagaccaagctcttagcgctttacaagagagagggagagagttttaATAAAAATCTTATGGTAGGTCCTTTGCAGTCTGTATTATTCACAgcatctcttgattttttttccagcattctataaaaaaaaaatcgtccttTATGAAGTGTTCTTCAACTTTTTTTGAAGGTCTGTATTAACTCCGCTGAAAGTTTGTGGACTATTTTGAGGTTGATGAATTTCGTCTTCGCAAAAATGGCGATCATACGGCAGTGTGAATACGGGCTCTCCTTCAACGAACTGAACATGGTTGTAACATAATTGACAATGCTTTTACAGACATCGTCCAATCGATCCAGCGCAGACATCGTCCAATCGATCCAGTGCTGGTGGTTATGATAACCTTTACTTGCTTGCTGGTCAAAACGAATATAACCACACAAGTAATGGCGAAATTCGTGTCAACGTGACCAGAAATTGAGTTGTGCATTCGGACGTTTCGACAAACGTTTTCGCCAATCTGTTGGCTCATCGGAACGCTTTACCTCACACGTTCACCAATCAGGACAGCTCGCTCCCCGTATCCACCAATCGGAACATGCTACTCTCCAACTCCACCAATCAGAACATGTTACTCCCTGTCTCCACCAATCAGAATGTGTTAACCCCCAACTCCTCCACCAATCAGAACGTTCTGCTGACCCTGTTCTCCAACCAAGACCCGTATCTCAACATGTCGACCTCCCACGTGTCTCCTTCGCTCACCAACCTCACCGTCAACTCCAGCTACTACTGGTGCACGAACGAGTCGGCCCAGCCCCACGACGAGGACTTCTACGAGTTCTACGAGACGTCCCAGTTCATCACGGGCCTCGTGCTCTACCCCTGCATCTGCATCCCCGGGCTGCTGGGCAACATCCTCACCCTCCTCGTCCTCTCCCACCGCAACATGAGGACCTCCACCAACGCCTTCCTCTCGGCGCTGGCCGTGTCGGACTCCATCAAACTCGTCAACGATCTGCTGTACTTCTGCACCATCTTGCTGCTGAGGGCGGATGACGACGTGGGTAACAAGGCTTACGGGTACCTGTATCCCTACGCGCACTTCATCTTCAGCATGTCCGTGTGCGTGTCGTCGTGGCTGACGGTGTCTGTGGCGGTGGAGAGATACATCTTGGTGTGTCATCCTACGAGGGCACGTGGTGTGTGTAACCGGAGGAGAGCCatcgtggtgtgtgttggggtgttccTCGTTATGTCGGCTCTGGCCCTGCCCTCGGCTTTAAGGTgaggtgttgtcattgttgctggtgttgttgttgttgttttgtttggtttttgttcgtttggtttcgtttttgtttgcttgggcttttttttgtttgtttgttttcgttgatTGAAAATTGGTGTGTTTTcttgacatcatcattatcatcatcatcatcatcagcttcttcttcttcgtcttcttcttcttcttcttcgtcttcttcttcttcttcttcttcttcttcttcttcttcttcttcttcttcttcttcttcgtcctattctttttctctttctcctcctccttctcctcctccttcttctccccctcctcctccttctcctcctcctccatcttcttcttctccttctttttcttctttttctctttcttctcctttttgttctctttctctgtctcctcctccttcttttcctcctccttcttcttcttctccttgttcgtcttcttcctcctcctccccctcctcttcttctccttcatcaccttcttctccttattcttcttctccatctttctattcttctccccctccttcctctcctccttcttgtccttcttcttcttgttgttcgtcttctcctcctcctcctccttcttcttctccttcttcctcttcttcttctcctcctcctcttcctcccccttcatcatcatcatcatcatcttcttcttcttcttctcttcctcctcctcctcgtcgtcctcccccttctccctgttcTTCCTCACGTCTGTGGCgcagcacagaagaactgttcaccagattctacCAGGTATGTCGGTGGTGTGTCAAAGGCTGGATCTCATGTCATCCTCGTTGATACATGTTTCTTTGTCAGGTTTTaaaaggttgacattttacaaagCAATTTAttcggaattttttttaaagcattcacATAAAACCGTTCCTTATTTGATTGGGTTGGATTTTAGAACGCTTAAATTCAAATGAGAAGCATACACAATATCAGaagtgaaaagaaatgaaatgtaaACAGTGAGGAAAACACACATTCATGAAAACACAGGCAAAGATAGagactagcagacaggttgacagacagactgtgagataTCATCATGgatgttttcattcatttgtgATTATCTTTGCAAAATATTATGGACCCCATGATTATGTTCACGATTCACTACCtccactgctactgttgctactactaatgctgctgctactgctgctaccccttcttctgtttctgctgctactgctaccacatctactactcctgctgcctCTACTACTGCGAATACTGTTAGTACTACGGCTGCTACTGCGGCTacgatattactactactactactggtatgtgttgctattgctgttactATGCCACATGATCTTTCTCACGTCTATTGCTGTTACTATACCACATGATCTGTCTCACGTCTATTGCTGTTACTATGCCAAACGATCTTTCTCACGTCTATTGCTGCTATTATACCACATGATATTTCTCACGTCTCTTCACATTAAAAAGATGCTCATCAAAGGAATGAAGTATATAACCAACCACCAACCTTGCTCGCTCGGTCAGGCTTCCAAGGCCAGATCAGAGCGAAAAAATTACACGATGGTCGGTCATCTGCTGTTGCATATGTGGTGTAGTGAACATGGATAATTTTGTATGCTTGactgccttcttgaaactgaagactgaaaaaagaatgaaatacgcACTcaagcgcgcgagcgcgcgcgcacacacacacacacacacacacacacacacacacacacacacacacacacacacgcacacacacacacacacacacatacatacatacatacatgcacacactgacactctcacacacgtacactgcactacactgcaaacacacacacacacacacacacacacacacacagagagagagagagagagagagagaggcgacctTGATGCAGAAGAGTTAACTCATTAACACATTGCACACCATGTCAATGGATTATTCCCCTTTAttatacccacacacaccacacctttatCCCTCTTTTTTATGTGCCTTGTCTCTTCCACTACCTCATTACAATTTGACTTTGTCAAGTTATGGGCGCGATTTCCATATTACTGCCATGAGTAtccgatgtggagtgatggcttagaggtaacgcgtccgcttgggaagagagagaatctgagcgcgctggttcgaatcacggctcagccgccgatattttctccccctccactacaccttgagtggcggtttggacgctagtcattcggatgagacgataaaccgaggtcccgtgtgcagcacgtaaaagaacccacgacaacaaaagggttgttcctggcaaaattttgtagaaaaatccacttcgataggaaaaaacaaataaaactgcacgcaagaaaaataccccccaaaaatgggtggcgctgtagtgtagcgacgcgctctccctggtgagagcagcccgaatttcagacagagaaatctgttgagataaaaagaaatgcaaatacaaatattaaatATCGTTGATGGTTAATCTTCTTGTTAGTGATCGTCTTGATCTTTTCTtgttaatttgttgttttttgtttggtttttgttgttgttgctgttgttttcttcttcatcttcatcatcttcttcttcttcgttcgtcggctgcaactcttaaattcactcgaatgtacacgggtgggctttaacgtgtatgaccgttttttcccccgccatgtaggcagccatactccgttttctggggtgtgcatgctgggtgtgttcttgtttccataacccaccaaacgctgacatggattacaggatctttaacgtgcgtatttgatcttctgcttgcgtatacacacgaagggggttcaggcactagcaggtctgcacatacgttgacttgggagatcggaaaaaatctcaaccctttacccaccaggcgccgttaccgagattcgaaccagggaccctcagattgaaagtccaacgttttaaccactcggctattgcgcccgtcctcctGTTTTTCAATGTTTCTTTTGGCGTActtctctgtaactctctccttctccctctctgtctctgtatctctctctgtctctgtctctgtacctctctatgtctctgtacatctctccatctctgtacTTCTCTAGGTCTCTGTACTTCTCTAGGTCTCCCTCTCTGTACACACTCtccgtatccctctctgtctctgtctgcctctctacctctgtctccctcactctctctgtccctctctcagtctccctctctgtctctgtctccctctggctctgtctccctctgtctctgtctccctctctgtctctgtctccgtctccctctaggtctctgtctccttccgtctttgtacctctctctgtctctgtctccctctctgtgtctgtacctctctctgtctccctctctgtctctgtacctctctctgtctccctctctgtctctgtacctctctctgtctccctgcccttGTGTCacatttagaaaaaaataaaagtactTAGTGAACGATACCTTGTACTCATAAACGGTTTTGTTAAAGGTCTTTTTTCTCATCGGTAATTTTCTACTTTTTGCTTGTGATTTGGATATTTCGTCTATTACCTCTGTAAATTGCCGTGTTTAGTTGTTGTCGATTTTGTGCAGTTGATACCTTCATTTAacattgtgattattgtatgtttgATAAAAGTTTGCTTTTTCTCGTGAAGTGTAGAGAACAATGCCGAGCACACTTGATGGGTGGCCTTCCAAAGATGGCCTTAGAATTGGATTTCTTAATATCAATCATGTTGTTGGTAAACTGACAGATGTATCGTTTATTTTACATAATTCCGTTGCGTATTTTCATGTTTTTGAGACAGCTGAATCTCGATTATCTCACAATATATGTGATTCTGAACTAAAAATGACAGGGTATAATGTTGTCCGTAGAGATCCTACGCGTATTATGGAAACAGGGTTATTGATATATGTCCACCAGAACATTAATTTTAAACAAGTGCATCCCCCTTATCTTCATTGTATTGAAACCTTATGGATACAAGTCAATTTAAAAAGATGTAAACCAGTTCATTTGGGTTTTATTTATAGAAATCCAGCTGAATATGTTCATTGGAGAGATAATTTTACTCTTTTGATGGAGGACGTTACTTCTTTTTCTGATGAATTAATATTATTGGGCGACTTCAATATTGATTTATTAAAGCCTAATAAATTATGGACACATACTGTGGAATAATTTCATCTTACCCAATTGATAGATAAGCCAACTAGAATTACTCCATCTTCACAATCTCTAATTGATCACGTTTATGCATctacaatacataatatagttgAGATATGTTCACCAGCTTATGGTTGCAGTGACCACTTTCCTATTTGTTTAACATGGTTAAAGAAAGGTGTTAAAGTTCCTAGAAATTGTCACACATTAATCAAATATAGAGACTTTTCAAAACTTGATCCTGAtaagtttttgtttgatttaattaGTTCGCATATTTCTGTTGTTTATCAGTTCACGGATCCTGATGAGGCATTTGAAGTTTGGTATCATATTTTCTTTTAATGTGTATGATAAAAATGCTCCATTAAAATCTAAACGTGTTAGCATTAATTCGAAAGTACCATGGCTTACACAAGATTTTCAAAAAGCCATGGATTTAAGAGAAGTGAATTCTGTACGTCAAAAAATATTTCGTCTGAATCAAAAATTATCTTAATGGCTGTTCATGAAGTTTGCAATGCATTATCACACTTAAAACAAACTGGAACCAGAGGCTTGGATGGAATTGATAGTAAAATTTTGAAACTTTCTGCACCAGTTATTTCTGAAACCCTTACTTACATTTACAATTTATGTACAGCTAAAAATCAGTTTCCCAAGGCATTTAAACTGGCAAAAGTCATCCCGCTGTACAAGTCAGGAGATCAAACAGAGCCttcaaattatagaccaatttcaatcttgtCTACTTAAACCCCTAGAAACCCACATTAATAAACACATTTTTTAGTCATTTTAATTCCTTTAATCTGTTTCATCcaagtcagtctggtttcagacctaatcattcatgccacactgcactgacatccttagttgacaagtggctgacgaatataaataataataactttaccgagttctatttgtagacttcgcaaaagcctttgatgtgattgatcatgcaCTTCTTAAAAAACTTAGAATTTATGGCTTATCAAACAATACATTAGATCTCTTGCACTCATTTTTGTCTGATAGGAAACAACTGGTGATAATTAATGGAAAAGAATATTCTCTATTACCTATTGAATATGGTGTTCCTCAGGGTTCTGTGTTGGGATCGACATTGTTTtccatttatataaatgatttacctttatttatcactgcattttgtgaactgtttgctgacgatacgaCTTTACACGTCGACAATTCTAAACTCTCGGAAGTTTCCAGAACATTGCAGGTAAGTATTAATCAGATTGGtctgaactaaaccacatgagtttacatccacaaaaaaccaaatacatgctgattacaaccagacagaagcgtcaaactcttgcatctaattcctcctccctttttataAATGGCAAAGTCATTGAAGAAGTCGACAGTCACAAGGTTCTTGGGGTGATTATTGATAACCACTTGGCCTGGTCTGATCCCTccgtatccctgtctgtctctgtctccctctctgtctcattctgtatttgtacctctccctctctgtctgtctccctctctgtctctgtacctctctctgtctgtctctgtctccctcggtctctgtacctctctctgtctccctctctgtctccgtctccctctctgtctcccacactgtttctgtctccctctcggtctccctctgtctctgtacctctctccgtctccctctctgtctccttctgtatctgtacctctctctgtatctgtacctctctccgtctccctctatctgtacctctccccgtctccctctctgtacctctctccaagcgcctctctgtctctgtctccctctgtctctgtctccctctcagtctgtctccctctttgtatccttctctgtctccctctgtctctgtctccctctgtctccctctctgtctctatctccctctgtctctgtctccctctctgtatccttctctgtctccctctgtctcggtctccctctgtctctgtacactctctgactccctctctgtctccctctctgcctctgtacatctctccatctccctctctgtctcttctccctctgtctctgtctccctctctgtctctgtctccctctctgtctccctctgtctctgtacctctctctgtctccctctgtctctgtctccttccgtctctgtgcctttctctgtctccctctctgtctctgtacctctctctgtctccctctctctctctacctccctccgtatccctctctgtctctgtctccatctgtctctgtctcccgctgtCCCCgtacctatctctgtctccctctctgtctccctctctgtctctgtacctctctctgtttccctttgtctctgtacctctctttgtctccgtctctgtctccgtctccctctgtacctctctctctcagtctctgtctccatctgtctctgtctccctttgtctctgtacctctctctgtctccctctctgtctctgtacctctctctctccctctatgtctccgtctccctctgtacctctctctctcagtctctgtctccatctgtctctgtctccctttgtctctgtacctctctctgtctccctctctgtctctgtacctctctctctccctctatgtctctgtctccatctgtctctgtttccctctgtgtctgtacctctctctgtcttcctctctgtctctgtctccttctctgtctctgtacctctctctgtctccctctgtctctgtacctctctctgtcttcctctctgtctctgtctccctctctgtctcgttctgtctctgtacctctctctgtctccctctctgtatctgtgctctctctccgtcttcctctctatctccgtctccctatgtctttgtacctctctctgtctccttctctgtctctgtctacctctgtctctgtctccctctctgtctcgttctgtctctgtacctctctctgtctccctctgtctctgtacctctctctgtctccctctgtctctatacctctctccctatccctacttgtctctgtctccctctgtctctataccTCCCTCCGtatccctatctgtctctgtctccctctctgtctctgtacctctctctgtctccctctgtctctatatcttcaTCCATAgccctatctgtctctatctccctctctgtctccttctgtctttgtacctatctctcttcctctctgtctctgtattcctctgtctctgtctccctctgtttccgtacctctctctgtctccctctctgtctctgtacctctctctgtctccctctctcacgtcCGTGATCGCTCTCGTGTTATTGTGGTTTTAACGTGGTTCCAGTATCACATGGATTATAAAATCACTATCAGCGGATGTGTAAAGTGATGTGCTAT
Protein-coding regions in this window:
- the LOC143276412 gene encoding nociceptin receptor-like translates to MLLSNSTNQNMLLPVSTNQNVLTPNSSTNQNVLLTLFSNQDPYLNMSTSHVSPSLTNLTVNSSYYWCTNESAQPHDEDFYEFYETSQFITGLVLYPCICIPGLLGNILTLLVLSHRNMRTSTNAFLSALAVSDSIKLVNDLLYFCTILLLRADDDVGNKAYGYLYPYAHFIFSMSVCVSSWLTVSVAVERYILVCHPTRARGVCNRRRAIVVCVGVFLVMSALALPSALRYKTVECRRRDSLTPMLQVELTYLWNRHHTFVLGYTWTQNLLRSIIPLIVLVVLNTCIITAVRKTRANRKNTSRHRVTMMMVIVILVFLVCITPDAIMSTVFGLGYTEANHLVRGIREFTDTLLAINAATNFVIYCLFNRVFLDGCKSVFCGRGIVVSKKWQTELDESQYKRLSEGTKSMTLTTTTTTTTTTTGVTLSHGNHLNNNSDNNLSSSSPSTPGGV